The DNA sequence CCGCGGTGAACAGCACGATCGAGGCGACGGACAGGGAGCGGCCGGACAACAGGGTGACGTCGACGAGCGCACGTCCCCGGCGCCGGATCGACCAGCATGTGAACGCGACGAGCAAGGCGAGCGCGCCGAGCAGCGGAAGCCACGTGCCGGTGCGCGCGAAATGCGCGCCGGAAGCGAGGTTGGACAGCCCCAGCACGAGGCCGGCCAGACCGGGACCGAGCAGGCTCAGGCCCACGACGTCCAGCTTGCCCGCCCCGCCGTCCCGCGCGGGCGGATCCGGCGCGAGCATCCGCCACGCCAGGACCACCCCCACCGAGACCACCGGCACGTTGATCAGGAAGATCCACCGCCAGCTCAGCTGGCTGAGGATGACCCCGCCGAGCACGGGGCCCAGGATCGGCCCGAGCGCGAGCGGCACGGTCACCGCCGTCACCGCCTTGCTCATGACCTTGCCGCCGGCCGTACCCACCGACTGCACGGCGAGGGTCTGCATCAGCGGCATCATCACCCCGGCACCGAGCCCCTGGAACGCGCGGAAGGCGATCAGGCTGCCCGCGTTCCACGATGCGGCGCACGCCGCCGAGGCCACGACGAACACCAGCAACGCGGCGATCCAGGCCCGCTTCCCACCCAGGCGGGCCTGCGCCCAGCCGCTCATCGGCACCGCGACCGCCACCGCCAGCAGGTACGCGGTCACCACCCACTGGATCGTGCCGGTCGACGTCCCGAGCGCAGTGGTCAGCCTGTCCAGCGCGATCGTGACCACCGTGGAGTCGAGTATCGCCGCGGCACCACCGAAAACCAGTACGGACAGCGTCTTGCGGGTCGACGGTGACAAGCGCTCATCGGAGGCCGGCGGCGACGTCCTTGTGCGGGTGGTCATGGCTGCACCCCGTCCCTCATTAGGATACGTATTCGTACCTTATTGACGGTATGCCGATGCGTTAGGAAACGCAATAAGTATCTTGTTGCCGGCAACGGCTGCACCCCCGACAGGGTGGTGACCCGCTTCGTCCGCAGTTTGCGGGTGGGATGCCCGGCGCCTCACCTCATCGCCGCCACAACGGCCGCGGTCGCGTCGGCGATCAGGGCGTCCTGCGACTGCGCGTCCCGATCCTGCTGCCGATCCGACAGTACGGCGAGCACGATCGGTGCGCCCCGGTCCGGCCACACCACCGCGATGTCGTTGCGCGTGCCGTAGTGGCCGGCGCCCGTCTTGTCCGCCACCGTCCAGCCGGCGGGTATTCCCGCGCGGATGTACTCGTCACCGGTCGTGTTAGCGACCATCCACTCGACGTATCGCGCCCGCCGTTGCGGTGCCAGCCAATCGCCGAGCGCGAACCCCCGCAGGTCCTCGGCGAGTACACGCGGCGTGCTGGTGTCGCGGACATCGCCGGGCACCGCCGAATTCAGCGCGGGCTCGATGCGGTCGACGTTCGTGGTCGCGTCGCCCCGTGCGCGCAACCGCCGTTGCAGCTCCGCCGGGCCGCCCAGCCGCTCGAGCAGCAGGTTGGCCGCCGTGTTGTCGCTCTGCGTGAGCATGGCCGCCACCAGGTCGCGCACCGTCATCCCGGTGGCCACGTGCTGCGACGTCACCGGGGCGTAGTCCAGCAGGTCCGCATCGGTGTATCGGGCCGTCTGCGCGAGGTCCTCGTCCGATGCGCCGGCGAGCACCGCCCCGGCCAGCAGCGCCTTGTAGGTGGACGCGTAGGCGAACCGTTCGTCGACCCGGTGGCCCACGACCTGCCCGGTCCCCGTGTCCACGGCGTACACGCCCAGGCGTGCGCCGTACTTGCGCTCCAGCGCGCCGAATTCCGCGGCCGGGTCCTGTTGCTCCGCGGCAGCGGCGGCCGCTGCCGCCGGTCCCGGGGTCCGCTCCTGCGTCGGGGTCTCCTGCGCACCGCAGCCGACGAGCAGCGCCGCCGACACGGCGAGCGATGCGCAGAGTCCGAGTCGTCCTTTTCCGTCCATGGCGAGCAGCGTGCCCGCGCCCGCTGATGCACGCAAAGGCCGGATTGCACCGTAGTATGCGTTCTCGGCATGATGGCTGATCATGGATCTGGTCAGCGCGTGCCGCGTCTTCGTGCAGGTGGCCGAGCGGGGCAGCGTCACCGCCGGTTCCGCCGCAATCGGCATGCCGCAGCCGGCCGCCAGCCGCCGGATCGCCGCCCTGGAACGGCACCTGGGCGCCGCGCTGTTCGACAGGTCCGGCCGCGCCATGGTGCCGACGCCGTTCGGCCGCGCCATGATGGGCCCGGCCGAACGTCTTGTGCGGCTAGCGGACACCCTGGAGATCGACGCCGAGCAGGCGCGGCTGGAGCCGGTGGCCGTCGCCGTGCCGGAGGGGTGCCCGGCCCGCAGCCTGGTGATGCTGCACCGCGCCGCGCACGTGCACGGCGTCGTGCTCGATCTGCGCCCCGCCCACCGGGCCGCACGCACCGCCGCGCTCGACGGGGGCCGGGTGCGCGCCGCGCTGATGCCGGCGGCGCCGGACCGCGCCGCCTGGCAGGTGCCGCTGGGCGTCGCCACCGCCGACGACGAGGGCTCCGGCCCACTGCGCATAGAATCGTTGCGCCCCGGGCGCGGCACGGCCGCTGCCCGCACGGTGCACATTCCACCGGAGGACGACGTGCCCCACATCAGCGACCGGCTCGCCCGGCTCGGCCACCGCGCCGCCCTGTCGCCCGCGCAGTTCACCGTCGGCTCCTCCCCTGTCGACGCCGCGTCCGCGGCCCTCCGGTCCGGGGGGATGCTCCTGTGCTCCGCCGCCGACGCCGACGAGCTCGGACTGTCCTGGCGCCCGCTGCACGACCAGGCGATCCGCCGTGGCTACGCACCCGTCGCCCGGCATGCGGGCGACCGGCGCCTGCTTCGGGACGTGTTGGGGGACGAGGTCGGCCGGTGCCTCGGCGCGCTTCCGGGGAGCGGGGAGCGGTGAACACGACGCGCCTGCTGCACCGGCTCGGCCTCGACATGGAGCGGGCCGGCCTGCGCGGCCGGTTCCTCGTCCGAGATCTGGACGGCGGCGCCGAGATCGGTCTCGGGTCCGACGCCGAGATGCCGATCGCCTCCCTGGTCAAGGTGCCGCTGGCGGTGGCCGTGCTGCACGCCGTGCACACCGGTCGCCTCGACGGCGCCCGGATGGTCGACGTCCTGCCCGACCCGGCAGGTCCGCGGCCCGGCCCCGGCGGGACCAGTGGGTTCCGCCGGCCCAGCCGCATCGCCGTCGACGACCTCGTGCACCTGGCCCTCACCGTCTCCGACAACGCCGCGGCCGACGCGCTGTTCACCCTGGTGCCGCCGGACGAGGTCACCGCGCACCTCCGCGGGCTCGGCGTCGACGGGATCACGGTCCGTCATCGCACACGCGATCTCGGCGACACGCCCGCGGCACGCCTGGGGCCGGACGACGCGCTCCTGGCGCAGGAGCTGGCCATCCGATCCGGCTCGCCCGCGCACGGGCACGCCATCGCCCAGCTCGATGTCGCGTCCGCCAACACCGGCACGGCGGGCGCGTT is a window from the Tomitella gaofuii genome containing:
- a CDS encoding DHA2 family efflux MFS transporter permease subunit, coding for MTTRTRTSPPASDERLSPSTRKTLSVLVFGGAAAILDSTVVTIALDRLTTALGTSTGTIQWVVTAYLLAVAVAVPMSGWAQARLGGKRAWIAALLVFVVASAACAASWNAGSLIAFRAFQGLGAGVMMPLMQTLAVQSVGTAGGKVMSKAVTAVTVPLALGPILGPVLGGVILSQLSWRWIFLINVPVVSVGVVLAWRMLAPDPPARDGGAGKLDVVGLSLLGPGLAGLVLGLSNLASGAHFARTGTWLPLLGALALLVAFTCWSIRRRGRALVDVTLLSGRSLSVASIVLFTAGAVLYAGMVLLPLYWQQLRGATVLETAFQLIPMGVGALFARVIAARLAARIGPRWVTVGAFLVTAAGTVPFAFAGAHTGQWWLGAVLFVRGLGVGAVVMAPIMAAYADVPYEQMPHATMLTRITQQIGASFGAALVAVILQSRADLGAEAAFHYVFWWTTALTVLALIPALAFRRAALAPAGEPDRVDGR
- the bla gene encoding class A beta-lactamase; the encoded protein is MDGKGRLGLCASLAVSAALLVGCGAQETPTQERTPGPAAAAAAAAEQQDPAAEFGALERKYGARLGVYAVDTGTGQVVGHRVDERFAYASTYKALLAGAVLAGASDEDLAQTARYTDADLLDYAPVTSQHVATGMTVRDLVAAMLTQSDNTAANLLLERLGGPAELQRRLRARGDATTNVDRIEPALNSAVPGDVRDTSTPRVLAEDLRGFALGDWLAPQRRARYVEWMVANTTGDEYIRAGIPAGWTVADKTGAGHYGTRNDIAVVWPDRGAPIVLAVLSDRQQDRDAQSQDALIADATAAVVAAMR
- a CDS encoding LysR family transcriptional regulator, with the protein product MDLVSACRVFVQVAERGSVTAGSAAIGMPQPAASRRIAALERHLGAALFDRSGRAMVPTPFGRAMMGPAERLVRLADTLEIDAEQARLEPVAVAVPEGCPARSLVMLHRAAHVHGVVLDLRPAHRAARTAALDGGRVRAALMPAAPDRAAWQVPLGVATADDEGSGPLRIESLRPGRGTAAARTVHIPPEDDVPHISDRLARLGHRAALSPAQFTVGSSPVDAASAALRSGGMLLCSAADADELGLSWRPLHDQAIRRGYAPVARHAGDRRLLRDVLGDEVGRCLGALPGSGER
- a CDS encoding serine hydrolase: MNTTRLLHRLGLDMERAGLRGRFLVRDLDGGAEIGLGSDAEMPIASLVKVPLAVAVLHAVHTGRLDGARMVDVLPDPAGPRPGPGGTSGFRRPSRIAVDDLVHLALTVSDNAAADALFTLVPPDEVTAHLRGLGVDGITVRHRTRDLGDTPAARLGPDDALLAQELAIRSGSPAHGHAIAQLDVASANTGTAGAFADLLGMLWRPSTVPAPVAAQMRAHMARNMIRNRLAPDFDSDATTWSSKTGTILHYRHEAGVVEHDDGAAFAVVAMTASSVPAAAQPAAEAAMAGVARALHDRLRDG